The following are from one region of the Accipiter gentilis unplaced genomic scaffold, bAccGen1.1, whole genome shotgun sequence genome:
- the LOC126036780 gene encoding basic salivary proline-rich protein 4-like isoform X11, whose translation MNLPQPHGRSHCPHGTLRGPTSLKGVPPHPTSPHEVPLHSRGSHHPTSPHDVPMHPMAPHEVPPHSRGSHHTPRCPQGTLRGPSALEGVPPPYITPRCPYAPHGPPQGPTSLKGVPPHPTSPHEVPPHSRGSHHTPHHPTRSHRTRGGPTTPHITPRGPTALEGVPPPYITPRCPYAPHGPPQGPTALEGVPPHPTMPPRHPTRSHRTRRGPTTPHIIPRPPTRSPYIPQDPTAPFQKVLLPQGHPTRSHST comes from the exons ATGAACCTACCACAGCCCCACGGAAGGTCCCATTGCCCCCACGGCACCCTACGAG GTCCCACCTCACTCAAGGGGGTCCCACCACACCCCACATCACCCCACGAGGTCCCACTGCACTCGAGGGGGTCCCACCACCCCACATCACCCCACGATGTCCCTATGCACCCCATGGCCCCCCACGAGGTCCCACCACACTCGAGGGGGTCCCACCACACCCCACGATGCCCCCAAGGCACCCTACGAGGTCCCAGCGCACTCGAGGGGGTCCCACCACCCTACATCACCCCACGATGTCCCTATGCACCCCACGGCCCCCCACAAGGTCCCACCTCACTCAAGGGGGTCCCACCACACCCCACATCACCCCACGAG GTCCCACCGCACTCGAGGGGGTCCCACCACACCCCACATCACCCCACGAG GTCCCACCGCACTCGAGGGGGTCCCACCACACCCCACATCACCCCACGAGGTCCCACTGCACTCGAGGGGGTCCCACCACCCTACATCACCCCACGATGTCCCTATGCACCCCACGGCCCCCCACAAGGTCCCACCGCACTCGAGGGGGTCCCACCACACCCAACGATGCCCCCAAGGCACCCTACGAGGTCCCACCGCACTCGAAGGGGTCCCACCACACCCCACATCATCCCACGGCCCCCCACGAGGTCCCCCTACATCCCACAGGATCCCACGGCCCCCTTCCAGAAGGTTCTTCTGCCTCAAGGGCACCCCACAAGGTCCCACTCCACCTAA
- the LOC126036780 gene encoding basic salivary proline-rich protein 4-like isoform X15: MSLCTPWPPTRSHLTQGGPTTPHITPRGPTALEGVPPPHITPRCPYAPHGPPRGPTTLEGVPPHPTMPPRHPTRSQRTRGGPTTLHHPTMSLCTPRPPTRSHLTQGGPTTPHITPRGPTALEGVPPPYITPRCPYAPHGPPQGPTALEGVPPHPTMPPRHPTRSHRTRRGPTTPHIIPRPPTRSPYIPQDPTAPFQKVLLPQGHPTRSHST; this comes from the exons ATGTCCCTATGCACCCCATGGCCCCCCACGAG GTCCCACCTCACTCAAGGGGGTCCCACCACACCCCACATCACCCCACGAGGTCCCACTGCACTCGAGGGGGTCCCACCACCCCACATCACCCCACGATGTCCCTATGCACCCCATGGCCCCCCACGAGGTCCCACCACACTCGAGGGGGTCCCACCACACCCCACGATGCCCCCAAGGCACCCTACGAGGTCCCAGCGCACTCGAGGGGGTCCCACCACCCTACATCACCCCACGATGTCCCTATGCACCCCACGGCCCCCCACAAGGTCCCACCTCACTCAAGGGGGTCCCACCACACCCCACATCACCCCACGAGGTCCCACTGCACTCGAGGGGGTCCCACCGCCCTACATCACCCCACGATGTCCCTATGCACCCCACGGCCCCCCACAAG GTCCCACCGCACTCGAGGGGGTCCCACCACACCCAACGATGCCCCCAAGGCACCCTACGAGGTCCCACCGCACTCGAAGGGGTCCCACCACACCCCACATCATCCCACGGCCCCCCACGAGGTCCCCCTACATCCCACAGGATCCCACGGCCCCCTTCCAGAAGGTTCTTCTGCCTCAAGGGCACCCCACAAGGTCCCACTCCACCTAA
- the LOC126036780 gene encoding uncharacterized protein LOC126036780 isoform X13: MSLCTPWPPTRSHLTQGGPTTPHITPRGPTALEGVPPPHITPRCPYAPHGPPRGPTTLEGVPPHPTMPPRHPTRSQRTRGGPTTLHHPTMSLCTPRPPTRSHLTQGGPTTPHITPRGPTALEGVPPPYITPRCPYAPHGPPQGPTALEGVPPHPTMPPRHPTRSHLTQGGPTTPHITPRGPTALEGVPPHPTMPPRHPTRSHRTRRGPTTPHIIPRPPTRSPYIPQDPTAPFQKVLLPQGHPTRSHST, translated from the exons ATGTCCCTATGCACCCCATGGCCCCCCACGAG GTCCCACCTCACTCAAGGGGGTCCCACCACACCCCACATCACCCCACGAGGTCCCACTGCACTCGAGGGGGTCCCACCACCCCACATCACCCCACGATGTCCCTATGCACCCCATGGCCCCCCACGAGGTCCCACCACACTCGAGGGGGTCCCACCACACCCCACGATGCCCCCAAGGCACCCTACGAGGTCCCAGCGCACTCGAGGGGGTCCCACCACCCTACATCACCCCACGATGTCCCTATGCACCCCACGGCCCCCCACAAGGTCCCACCTCACTCAAGGGGGTCCCACCACACCCCACATCACCCCACGAGGTCCCACTGCACTCGAGGGGGTCCCACCGCCCTACATCACCCCACGATGTCCCTATGCACCCCACGGCCCCCCACAAGGTCCCACTGCACTCGAGGGGGTCCCACCACACCCCACGATGCCCCCAAGGCACCCTACAAGGTCCCACCTCACTCAAGGGGGTCCCACCACACCCCACATCACCCCACGAG GTCCCACCGCACTCGAGGGGGTCCCACCACACCCAACGATGCCCCCAAGGCACCCTACGAGGTCCCACCGCACTCGAAGGGGTCCCACCACACCCCACATCATCCCACGGCCCCCCACGAGGTCCCCCTACATCCCACAGGATCCCACGGCCCCCTTCCAGAAGGTTCTTCTGCCTCAAGGGCACCCCACAAGGTCCCACTCCACCTAA
- the LOC126036780 gene encoding nascent polypeptide-associated complex subunit alpha, muscle-specific form-like isoform X7, protein MHPMAPHEVPPHSRGSHHTPHHPTRSHCTRGGPTTPHHPTMSLCTPWPPTRSHHTRGGPTTPHDAPKAPYEVPAHSRGSHHPTSPHDVPMHPTAPHKVPPHSRGSHHTPHHPTRSHCTRGGPTALHHPTMSLCTPRPPTRSHCTRGGPTTPHDAPKAPYKVPPHSRGSHHTPHHPTRSHCTRGGPTTLHHPTMSLCTPRPPTRSHRTRGGPTTPHITPRGPTALEGVPPHPTMPPRHPTRSHRTRRGPTTPHIIPRPPTRSPYIPQDPTAPFQKVLLPQGHPTRSHST, encoded by the exons ATGCACCCCATGGCCCCCCACGAG GTCCCACCTCACTCAAGGGGGTCCCACCACACCCCACATCACCCCACGAGGTCCCACTGCACTCGAGGGGGTCCCACCACCCCACATCACCCCACGATGTCCCTATGCACCCCATGGCCCCCCACGAGGTCCCACCACACTCGAGGGGGTCCCACCACACCCCACGATGCCCCCAAGGCACCCTACGAGGTCCCAGCGCACTCGAGGGGGTCCCACCACCCTACATCACCCCACGATGTCCCTATGCACCCCACGGCCCCCCACAAGGTCCCACCTCACTCAAGGGGGTCCCACCACACCCCACATCACCCCACGAGGTCCCACTGCACTCGAGGGGGTCCCACCGCCCTACATCACCCCACGATGTCCCTATGCACCCCACGGCCCCCCACAAGGTCCCACTGCACTCGAGGGGGTCCCACCACACCCCACGATGCCCCCAAGGCACCCTACAAGGTCCCACCTCACTCAAGGGGGTCCCACCACACCCCACATCACCCCACGAGGTCCCACTGCACTCGAGGGGGTCCCACCACCCTACATCACCCCACGATGTCCCTATGCACCCCACGGCCCCCCACAAGGTCCCACCGCACTCGAGGGGGTCCCACCACACCCCACATCACCCCACGAG GTCCCACCGCACTCGAGGGGGTCCCACCACACCCAACGATGCCCCCAAGGCACCCTACGAGGTCCCACCGCACTCGAAGGGGTCCCACCACACCCCACATCATCCCACGGCCCCCCACGAGGTCCCCCTACATCCCACAGGATCCCACGGCCCCCTTCCAGAAGGTTCTTCTGCCTCAAGGGCACCCCACAAGGTCCCACTCCACCTAA
- the LOC126036780 gene encoding uncharacterized protein LOC126036780 isoform X16, which produces MHPMAPHEVPPHSRGSHHTPHHPTRSHCTRGGPTTPHHPTMSLCTPWPPTRSHHTRGGPTTPHDAPKAPYEVPPHSRGSHHTPHHPTRSHRTRGGPTTPHITPRGPTALEGVPPPYITPRCPYAPHGPPQGPTALEGVPPHPTMPPRHPTRSHRTRRGPTTPHIIPRPPTRSPYIPQDPTAPFQKVLLPQGHPTRSHST; this is translated from the exons ATGCACCCCATGGCCCCCCACGAG GTCCCACCTCACTCAAGGGGGTCCCACCACACCCCACATCACCCCACGAGGTCCCACTGCACTCGAGGGGGTCCCACCACCCCACATCACCCCACGATGTCCCTATGCACCCCATGGCCCCCCACGAGGTCCCACCACACTCGAGGGGGTCCCACCACACCCCACGATGCCCCCAAGGCACCCTACGAG GTCCCACCGCACTCGAGGGGGTCCCACCACACCCCACATCACCCCACGAG GTCCCACCGCACTCGAGGGGGTCCCACCACACCCCACATCACCCCACGAGGTCCCACTGCACTCGAGGGGGTCCCACCACCCTACATCACCCCACGATGTCCCTATGCACCCCACGGCCCCCCACAAGGTCCCACCGCACTCGAGGGGGTCCCACCACACCCAACGATGCCCCCAAGGCACCCTACGAGGTCCCACCGCACTCGAAGGGGTCCCACCACACCCCACATCATCCCACGGCCCCCCACGAGGTCCCCCTACATCCCACAGGATCCCACGGCCCCCTTCCAGAAGGTTCTTCTGCCTCAAGGGCACCCCACAAGGTCCCACTCCACCTAA
- the LOC126036780 gene encoding uncharacterized protein LOC126036780 isoform X10: MHPMAPHEVPPHSRGSHHTPHHPTRSHCTRGGPTTPHHPTMSLCTPWPPTRSHHTRGGPTTPHDAPKAPYEVPAHSRGSHHPTSPHDVPMHPTAPHKVPPHSRGSHHTPHHPTRSHCTRGGPTALHHPTMSLCTPRPPTRSHSTRGGPTTLHHPTMSLCTPRPPTRSHRTRGGPTTPHITPRGPTALEGVPPPYITPRCPYAPHGPPQGPTALEGVPPHPTMPPRHPTRSHRTRRGPTTPHIIPRPPTRSPYIPQDPTAPFQKVLLPQGHPTRSHST, translated from the exons ATGCACCCCATGGCCCCCCACGAG GTCCCACCTCACTCAAGGGGGTCCCACCACACCCCACATCACCCCACGAGGTCCCACTGCACTCGAGGGGGTCCCACCACCCCACATCACCCCACGATGTCCCTATGCACCCCATGGCCCCCCACGAGGTCCCACCACACTCGAGGGGGTCCCACCACACCCCACGATGCCCCCAAGGCACCCTACGAGGTCCCAGCGCACTCGAGGGGGTCCCACCACCCTACATCACCCCACGATGTCCCTATGCACCCCACGGCCCCCCACAAGGTCCCACCTCACTCAAGGGGGTCCCACCACACCCCACATCACCCCACGAGGTCCCACTGCACTCGAGGGGGTCCCACCGCCCTACATCACCCCACGATGTCCCTATGCACCCCACGGCCCCCCACAAG GTCCCACAGCACTCGAGGGGGTCCCACCACCCTACATCACCCCACGATGTCCCTATGCACCCCACGGCCCCCCACAAGGTCCCACCGCACTCGAGGGGGTCCCACCACACCCCACATCACCCCACGAGGTCCCACTGCACTCGAGGGGGTCCCACCACCCTACATCACCCCACGATGTCCCTATGCACCCCACGGCCCCCCACAAGGTCCCACCGCACTCGAGGGGGTCCCACCACACCCAACGATGCCCCCAAGGCACCCTACGAGGTCCCACCGCACTCGAAGGGGTCCCACCACACCCCACATCATCCCACGGCCCCCCACGAGGTCCCCCTACATCCCACAGGATCCCACGGCCCCCTTCCAGAAGGTTCTTCTGCCTCAAGGGCACCCCACAAGGTCCCACTCCACCTAA
- the LOC126036780 gene encoding nascent polypeptide-associated complex subunit alpha, muscle-specific form-like isoform X8, with protein MHPMAPHEVPPHSRGSHHTPHHPTRSHCTRGGPTTPHHPTMSLCTPWPPTRSHHTRGGPTTPHDAPKAPYEVPAHSRGSHHPTSPHDVPMHPTAPHKVPPHSRGSHHTPHHPTRSHCTRGGPTALHHPTMSLCTPRPPTRSHCTRGGPTTPHDAPKAPYKVPPHSRGSHHTPHHPTRSHRTRGGPTTPHITPRGPTALEGVPPPYITPRCPYAPHGPPQGPTALEGVPPHPTMPPRHPTRSHRTRRGPTTPHIIPRPPTRSPYIPQDPTAPFQKVLLPQGHPTRSHST; from the exons ATGCACCCCATGGCCCCCCACGAG GTCCCACCTCACTCAAGGGGGTCCCACCACACCCCACATCACCCCACGAGGTCCCACTGCACTCGAGGGGGTCCCACCACCCCACATCACCCCACGATGTCCCTATGCACCCCATGGCCCCCCACGAGGTCCCACCACACTCGAGGGGGTCCCACCACACCCCACGATGCCCCCAAGGCACCCTACGAGGTCCCAGCGCACTCGAGGGGGTCCCACCACCCTACATCACCCCACGATGTCCCTATGCACCCCACGGCCCCCCACAAGGTCCCACCTCACTCAAGGGGGTCCCACCACACCCCACATCACCCCACGAGGTCCCACTGCACTCGAGGGGGTCCCACCGCCCTACATCACCCCACGATGTCCCTATGCACCCCACGGCCCCCCACAAGGTCCCACTGCACTCGAGGGGGTCCCACCACACCCCACGATGCCCCCAAGGCACCCTACAAGGTCCCACCTCACTCAAGGGGGTCCCACCACACCCCACATCACCCCACGAG GTCCCACCGCACTCGAGGGGGTCCCACCACACCCCACATCACCCCACGAGGTCCCACTGCACTCGAGGGGGTCCCACCACCCTACATCACCCCACGATGTCCCTATGCACCCCACGGCCCCCCACAAGGTCCCACCGCACTCGAGGGGGTCCCACCACACCCAACGATGCCCCCAAGGCACCCTACGAGGTCCCACCGCACTCGAAGGGGTCCCACCACACCCCACATCATCCCACGGCCCCCCACGAGGTCCCCCTACATCCCACAGGATCCCACGGCCCCCTTCCAGAAGGTTCTTCTGCCTCAAGGGCACCCCACAAGGTCCCACTCCACCTAA
- the LOC126036780 gene encoding basic salivary proline-rich protein 4-like isoform X14: MSLCTPWPPTRSHLTQGGPTTPHITPRGPTALEGVPPPHITPRCPYAPHGPPRGPTTLEGVPPHPTMPPRHPTRSQRTRGGPTTLHHPTMSLCTPRPPTRSHLTQGGPTTPHITPRGPTALEGVPPPYITPRCPYAPHGPPQGPTALEGVPPPYITPRCPYAPHGPPQGPTALEGVPPHPTMPPRHPTRSHRTRRGPTTPHIIPRPPTRSPYIPQDPTAPFQKVLLPQGHPTRSHST, translated from the exons ATGTCCCTATGCACCCCATGGCCCCCCACGAG GTCCCACCTCACTCAAGGGGGTCCCACCACACCCCACATCACCCCACGAGGTCCCACTGCACTCGAGGGGGTCCCACCACCCCACATCACCCCACGATGTCCCTATGCACCCCATGGCCCCCCACGAGGTCCCACCACACTCGAGGGGGTCCCACCACACCCCACGATGCCCCCAAGGCACCCTACGAGGTCCCAGCGCACTCGAGGGGGTCCCACCACCCTACATCACCCCACGATGTCCCTATGCACCCCACGGCCCCCCACAAGGTCCCACCTCACTCAAGGGGGTCCCACCACACCCCACATCACCCCACGAGGTCCCACTGCACTCGAGGGGGTCCCACCGCCCTACATCACCCCACGATGTCCCTATGCACCCCACGGCCCCCCACAAG GTCCCACTGCACTCGAGGGGGTCCCACCACCCTACATCACCCCACGATGTCCCTATGCACCCCACGGCCCCCCACAAGGTCCCACCGCACTCGAGGGGGTCCCACCACACCCAACGATGCCCCCAAGGCACCCTACGAGGTCCCACCGCACTCGAAGGGGTCCCACCACACCCCACATCATCCCACGGCCCCCCACGAGGTCCCCCTACATCCCACAGGATCCCACGGCCCCCTTCCAGAAGGTTCTTCTGCCTCAAGGGCACCCCACAAGGTCCCACTCCACCTAA
- the LOC126036780 gene encoding basic salivary proline-rich protein 4-like isoform X6 — translation MSLCTPWPPTRSHLTQGGPTTPHITPRGPTALEGVPPPHITPRCPYAPHGPPRGPTTLEGVPPHPTMPPRHPTRSQRTRGGPTTLHHPTMSLCTPRPPTRSHLTQGGPTTPHITPRGPTALEGVPPPYITPRCPYAPHGPPQGPTALEGVPPHPTMPPRHPTRSHLTQGGPTTPHITPRGPTALEGVPPPYITPRCPYAPHGPPQGPTALEGVPPPYITPRCPYAPHGPPQGPTALEGVPPHPTMPPRHPTRSHRTRRGPTTPHIIPRPPTRSPYIPQDPTAPFQKVLLPQGHPTRSHST, via the exons ATGTCCCTATGCACCCCATGGCCCCCCACGAG GTCCCACCTCACTCAAGGGGGTCCCACCACACCCCACATCACCCCACGAGGTCCCACTGCACTCGAGGGGGTCCCACCACCCCACATCACCCCACGATGTCCCTATGCACCCCATGGCCCCCCACGAGGTCCCACCACACTCGAGGGGGTCCCACCACACCCCACGATGCCCCCAAGGCACCCTACGAGGTCCCAGCGCACTCGAGGGGGTCCCACCACCCTACATCACCCCACGATGTCCCTATGCACCCCACGGCCCCCCACAAGGTCCCACCTCACTCAAGGGGGTCCCACCACACCCCACATCACCCCACGAGGTCCCACTGCACTCGAGGGGGTCCCACCGCCCTACATCACCCCACGATGTCCCTATGCACCCCACGGCCCCCCACAAGGTCCCACTGCACTCGAGGGGGTCCCACCACACCCCACGATGCCCCCAAGGCACCCTACAAGGTCCCACCTCACTCAAGGGGGTCCCACCACACCCCACATCACCCCACGAGGTCCCACTGCACTCGAGGGGGTCCCACCACCCTACATCACCCCACGATGTCCCTATGCACCCCACGGCCCCCCACAAG GTCCCACTGCACTCGAGGGGGTCCCACCACCCTACATCACCCCACGATGTCCCTATGCACCCCACGGCCCCCCACAAGGTCCCACCGCACTCGAGGGGGTCCCACCACACCCAACGATGCCCCCAAGGCACCCTACGAGGTCCCACCGCACTCGAAGGGGTCCCACCACACCCCACATCATCCCACGGCCCCCCACGAGGTCCCCCTACATCCCACAGGATCCCACGGCCCCCTTCCAGAAGGTTCTTCTGCCTCAAGGGCACCCCACAAGGTCCCACTCCACCTAA
- the LOC126036780 gene encoding basic salivary proline-rich protein 4-like isoform X2 translates to MSLCTPWPPTRSHLTQGGPTTPHITPRGPTALEGVPPPHITPRCPYAPHGPPRGPTTLEGVPPHPTMPPRHPTRSQRTRGGPTTLHHPTMSLCTPRPPTRSHLTQGGPTTPHITPRGPTALEGVPPPYITPRCPYAPHGPPQGPTALEGVPPHPTMPPRHPTRSHLTQGGPTTPHITPRGPTALEGVPPPYITPRCPYAPHGPPQGPTALEGVPPPYITPRCPYAPHGPPQGPTALEGVPPPYITPRCPYAPHGPPQGPTALEGVPPHPTMPPRHPTRSHRTRRGPTTPHIIPRPPTRSPYIPQDPTAPFQKVLLPQGHPTRSHST, encoded by the exons ATGTCCCTATGCACCCCATGGCCCCCCACGAG GTCCCACCTCACTCAAGGGGGTCCCACCACACCCCACATCACCCCACGAGGTCCCACTGCACTCGAGGGGGTCCCACCACCCCACATCACCCCACGATGTCCCTATGCACCCCATGGCCCCCCACGAGGTCCCACCACACTCGAGGGGGTCCCACCACACCCCACGATGCCCCCAAGGCACCCTACGAGGTCCCAGCGCACTCGAGGGGGTCCCACCACCCTACATCACCCCACGATGTCCCTATGCACCCCACGGCCCCCCACAAGGTCCCACCTCACTCAAGGGGGTCCCACCACACCCCACATCACCCCACGAGGTCCCACTGCACTCGAGGGGGTCCCACCGCCCTACATCACCCCACGATGTCCCTATGCACCCCACGGCCCCCCACAAGGTCCCACTGCACTCGAGGGGGTCCCACCACACCCCACGATGCCCCCAAGGCACCCTACAAGGTCCCACCTCACTCAAGGGGGTCCCACCACACCCCACATCACCCCACGAGGTCCCACTGCACTCGAGGGGGTCCCACCACCCTACATCACCCCACGATGTCCCTATGCACCCCACGGCCCCCCACAAG GTCCCACAGCACTCGAGGGGGTCCCACCACCCTACATCACCCCACGATGTCCCTATGCACCCCACGGCCCCCCACAAG GTCCCACTGCACTCGAGGGGGTCCCACCACCCTACATCACCCCACGATGTCCCTATGCACCCCACGGCCCCCCACAAGGTCCCACCGCACTCGAGGGGGTCCCACCACACCCAACGATGCCCCCAAGGCACCCTACGAGGTCCCACCGCACTCGAAGGGGTCCCACCACACCCCACATCATCCCACGGCCCCCCACGAGGTCCCCCTACATCCCACAGGATCCCACGGCCCCCTTCCAGAAGGTTCTTCTGCCTCAAGGGCACCCCACAAGGTCCCACTCCACCTAA
- the LOC126036780 gene encoding basic salivary proline-rich protein 4-like isoform X1, with protein MNLPQPHGRSHCPHGTLRGPTSLKGVPPHPTSPHEVPLHSRGSHHPTSPHDVPMHPMAPHEVPPHSRGSHHTPRCPQGTLRGPSALEGVPPPYITPRCPYAPHGPPQGPTSLKGVPPHPTSPHEVPLHSRGSHRPTSPHDVPMHPTAPHKVPLHSRGSHHTPRCPQGTLQGPTSLKGVPPHPTSPHEVPLHSRGSHHPTSPHDVPMHPTAPHKVPPHSRGSHHTPHHPTRSHRTRGGPTTPHITPRGPTALEGVPPPYITPRCPYAPHGPPQGPTALEGVPPHPTMPPRHPTRSHRTRRGPTTPHIIPRPPTRSPYIPQDPTAPFQKVLLPQGHPTRSHST; from the exons ATGAACCTACCACAGCCCCACGGAAGGTCCCATTGCCCCCACGGCACCCTACGAG GTCCCACCTCACTCAAGGGGGTCCCACCACACCCCACATCACCCCACGAGGTCCCACTGCACTCGAGGGGGTCCCACCACCCCACATCACCCCACGATGTCCCTATGCACCCCATGGCCCCCCACGAGGTCCCACCACACTCGAGGGGGTCCCACCACACCCCACGATGCCCCCAAGGCACCCTACGAGGTCCCAGCGCACTCGAGGGGGTCCCACCACCCTACATCACCCCACGATGTCCCTATGCACCCCACGGCCCCCCACAAGGTCCCACCTCACTCAAGGGGGTCCCACCACACCCCACATCACCCCACGAGGTCCCACTGCACTCGAGGGGGTCCCACCGCCCTACATCACCCCACGATGTCCCTATGCACCCCACGGCCCCCCACAAGGTCCCACTGCACTCGAGGGGGTCCCACCACACCCCACGATGCCCCCAAGGCACCCTACAAGGTCCCACCTCACTCAAGGGGGTCCCACCACACCCCACATCACCCCACGAGGTCCCACTGCACTCGAGGGGGTCCCACCACCCTACATCACCCCACGATGTCCCTATGCACCCCACGGCCCCCCACAAGGTCCCACCGCACTCGAGGGGGTCCCACCACACCCCACATCACCCCACGAG GTCCCACCGCACTCGAGGGGGTCCCACCACACCCCACATCACCCCACGAGGTCCCACTGCACTCGAGGGGGTCCCACCACCCTACATCACCCCACGATGTCCCTATGCACCCCACGGCCCCCCACAAGGTCCCACCGCACTCGAGGGGGTCCCACCACACCCAACGATGCCCCCAAGGCACCCTACGAGGTCCCACCGCACTCGAAGGGGTCCCACCACACCCCACATCATCCCACGGCCCCCCACGAGGTCCCCCTACATCCCACAGGATCCCACGGCCCCCTTCCAGAAGGTTCTTCTGCCTCAAGGGCACCCCACAAGGTCCCACTCCACCTAA
- the LOC126036780 gene encoding uncharacterized protein LOC126036780 isoform X12, which translates to MHPMAPHEVPPHSRGSHHTPHHPTRSHCTRGGPTTPHHPTMSLCTPWPPTRSHHTRGGPTTPHDAPKAPYEVPAHSRGSHHPTSPHDVPMHPTAPHKVPPHSRGSHHTPHHPTRSHCTRGGPTALHHPTMSLCTPRPPTRSHRTRGGPTTPHITPRGPTALEGVPPPYITPRCPYAPHGPPQGPTALEGVPPHPTMPPRHPTRSHRTRRGPTTPHIIPRPPTRSPYIPQDPTAPFQKVLLPQGHPTRSHST; encoded by the exons ATGCACCCCATGGCCCCCCACGAG GTCCCACCTCACTCAAGGGGGTCCCACCACACCCCACATCACCCCACGAGGTCCCACTGCACTCGAGGGGGTCCCACCACCCCACATCACCCCACGATGTCCCTATGCACCCCATGGCCCCCCACGAGGTCCCACCACACTCGAGGGGGTCCCACCACACCCCACGATGCCCCCAAGGCACCCTACGAGGTCCCAGCGCACTCGAGGGGGTCCCACCACCCTACATCACCCCACGATGTCCCTATGCACCCCACGGCCCCCCACAAGGTCCCACCTCACTCAAGGGGGTCCCACCACACCCCACATCACCCCACGAGGTCCCACTGCACTCGAGGGGGTCCCACCGCCCTACATCACCCCACGATGTCCCTATGCACCCCACGGCCCCCCACAAG GTCCCACCGCACTCGAGGGGGTCCCACCACACCCCACATCACCCCACGAGGTCCCACTGCACTCGAGGGGGTCCCACCACCCTACATCACCCCACGATGTCCCTATGCACCCCACGGCCCCCCACAAGGTCCCACCGCACTCGAGGGGGTCCCACCACACCCAACGATGCCCCCAAGGCACCCTACGAGGTCCCACCGCACTCGAAGGGGTCCCACCACACCCCACATCATCCCACGGCCCCCCACGAGGTCCCCCTACATCCCACAGGATCCCACGGCCCCCTTCCAGAAGGTTCTTCTGCCTCAAGGGCACCCCACAAGGTCCCACTCCACCTAA